The Desulfohalovibrio reitneri genome contains a region encoding:
- a CDS encoding UDP-glucose dehydrogenase family protein, whose translation MNVCIVGTGYVGLVSAACFAEMGNDVVCVDVNPQVVDMLNQGRIHIYEPGLEELVSRNAAEGRLRFTTDLARGLEDALCVFITVGTPAKPDGSCDLVYVNQVAAQIGRAMAEYKIIVDKSTVPVGTADQVREIVKEELEKRGADISFDVVSNPEFLKEGDAVNDFMKPDRVIVGCDSEKAARHLELLYAPYARSRDKLIVMGIRSAEMTKYAANCLLATKISFINEVANICEKVGADVREVRVGIGSDHRIGYHFIYPGVGYGGSCFPKDVKALINTANESGYSPRLIESVDMVNSRQKLVLSNKIKDYFAEQNGVKGKTLAMWGLAFKANTDDMREAPSIEIIRDLTAEGMRVRAFDPVAADRAREIFRDNPLVEIVGNQYEPLENADALAVVTEWNQFRNPNFKRIKQALRAPIIFDGRNLYSPSMLASDGFAYFSIGRKSVRPGA comes from the coding sequence ATGAATGTTTGTATAGTCGGCACGGGATACGTGGGGTTGGTCAGCGCGGCCTGTTTCGCGGAAATGGGCAACGACGTCGTCTGCGTGGACGTCAACCCGCAGGTTGTGGACATGCTTAACCAGGGCAGGATCCACATTTATGAACCGGGGCTGGAGGAACTCGTCAGCCGTAACGCGGCCGAGGGAAGGCTTCGGTTCACCACGGATCTCGCCCGAGGTCTGGAGGACGCCCTGTGCGTTTTCATTACGGTAGGGACCCCGGCCAAGCCTGATGGTTCCTGCGATCTGGTGTACGTCAACCAGGTCGCCGCCCAGATCGGCCGGGCCATGGCGGAGTACAAGATCATCGTTGACAAGTCCACGGTGCCCGTGGGCACCGCGGATCAGGTGCGCGAGATCGTCAAGGAGGAGTTGGAGAAACGCGGGGCGGACATCTCCTTCGACGTGGTTTCCAACCCCGAATTCCTCAAGGAGGGCGACGCGGTCAACGATTTCATGAAGCCCGACCGGGTCATCGTGGGCTGTGACTCCGAAAAGGCGGCCAGGCATCTGGAGTTGCTCTACGCCCCGTACGCCCGCAGCCGCGACAAGCTCATCGTCATGGGGATCCGCAGCGCGGAAATGACCAAGTACGCGGCCAATTGCCTGCTGGCCACCAAGATATCCTTCATCAACGAAGTGGCCAACATCTGTGAGAAGGTTGGGGCGGACGTGCGCGAGGTTCGCGTGGGGATCGGCTCGGATCACCGCATCGGCTACCATTTTATCTACCCCGGGGTGGGCTATGGTGGTTCCTGTTTCCCCAAGGACGTCAAGGCGCTCATCAACACAGCCAATGAGTCCGGCTACTCGCCTCGCCTCATCGAATCCGTTGACATGGTCAACTCCCGCCAGAAACTGGTTCTGTCCAACAAGATCAAGGACTACTTCGCGGAGCAGAACGGAGTGAAAGGCAAGACGCTGGCCATGTGGGGACTGGCCTTCAAGGCCAACACGGACGACATGCGCGAGGCTCCGTCCATCGAAATCATCCGCGATCTCACCGCCGAGGGCATGCGCGTGCGCGCCTTCGACCCGGTGGCGGCCGATAGGGCCAGGGAAATCTTCCGCGACAACCCGCTGGTGGAGATCGTGGGCAACCAGTACGAGCCGCTGGAAAACGCCGACGCCTTGGCCGTGGTCACGGAGTGGAACCAGTTCCGCAACCCCAACTTCAAGCGCATCAAGCAGGCCCTGCGCGCGCCCATTATCTTCGACGGGCGCAACCTCTACTCGCCGAGCATGCTGGCTTCGGACGGATTCGCCTACTTCAGTATCGGGCGCAAGTCGGTGCGGCCCGGGGCGTGA
- a CDS encoding pyridoxine 5'-phosphate synthase, whose amino-acid sequence MPVLAVNVDHVATLRQARMGIEPEPVTAAHLAELAGAHGIIVHLREDRRHIQDRDVRLLRECLQSRLNLEMAATEEMRDIALDVKPDSVCLVPEKRQELTTEGGLAVAGRVDEIKEYLAPIWEAGILSSLFIDPEPDQIDAATSIGTQYIELHTGAYADAPRGEKQDAELERLIEGIGHARAAGLKVNLGHGLNYRNVLAFQDVPGVSEYSIGHAIISRAIFTGMAEAVGEMARIVEGFAD is encoded by the coding sequence ATGCCCGTTTTGGCAGTCAACGTGGACCACGTGGCCACCCTGCGGCAGGCGAGGATGGGCATCGAGCCCGAGCCAGTGACCGCCGCGCACCTCGCCGAACTCGCCGGCGCCCACGGCATCATCGTTCACCTGCGCGAGGACCGCCGGCACATCCAGGACCGCGACGTCCGCCTGCTGCGCGAATGCTTGCAGAGCCGGTTGAACCTGGAAATGGCAGCCACCGAGGAAATGCGGGATATCGCACTGGACGTGAAGCCGGACTCGGTCTGCCTGGTGCCGGAAAAACGCCAGGAGTTGACCACCGAAGGCGGCCTGGCCGTGGCCGGCCGAGTCGACGAAATCAAGGAGTACCTGGCCCCCATCTGGGAGGCGGGTATCCTCTCCAGCCTGTTCATCGATCCCGAGCCTGACCAGATAGACGCCGCAACGTCCATCGGCACCCAGTATATCGAACTGCACACCGGTGCCTATGCCGACGCCCCTCGCGGCGAAAAACAGGACGCCGAACTGGAGCGGCTGATCGAAGGCATCGGCCACGCCCGCGCGGCGGGATTGAAGGTCAACCTGGGACACGGCCTCAATTACCGCAATGTCCTGGCCTTCCAGGACGTGCCCGGTGTGAGCGAGTACTCCATTGGCCACGCCATCATCTCCCGGGCCATATTCACCGGCATGGCCGAGGCCGTGGGCGAAATGGCCCGCATCGTCGAAGGGTTCGCGGACTGA
- a CDS encoding holo-[acyl-carrier-protein] synthase, whose translation MIVGLGLDLAELDRIQAAWDRFGDRFLDRVLTPGERSSMPEHGLPFLAARFAAKEAASKALGTGFSKGVSMHTLEVVGGERGKPELALHGAARERARELGMKTAHISLTHGRDTASAVVILES comes from the coding sequence ATGATCGTCGGCCTGGGCCTGGACCTCGCGGAACTGGACCGCATTCAGGCGGCCTGGGACCGGTTTGGCGACCGCTTTCTAGACCGAGTGCTCACCCCGGGTGAGCGCTCCTCCATGCCCGAGCACGGGCTGCCCTTCCTTGCCGCGAGGTTCGCGGCCAAGGAAGCGGCATCCAAAGCGCTCGGCACCGGCTTCTCCAAGGGCGTCTCCATGCACACCCTGGAGGTGGTTGGCGGCGAACGCGGCAAGCCTGAGCTGGCCCTGCATGGAGCGGCTAGGGAGAGAGCCAGGGAGCTGGGAATGAAAACGGCCCACATCAGCCTGACGCACGGCCGCGACACGGCGTCGGCCGTGGTCATTCTGGAGTCCTGA
- a CDS encoding NAD(P)H-hydrate dehydratase: MYDPLPSPEEMAHWDRATMDLGLPASVLMENAARAALDELEREVGTPRGKRVLLLAGKGNNGGDALALARMLHCRGADVLVLRLGAKGEYKGEAGMNLRLLDGLDIPHRHARSARSVRDDALAFAPHAVVDGLLGTGFRGELRADYKEWVNLINEFCQRSAVLALDVPTGLDARTGRPSPTAVRANATVSFESAKAGMLLPGAGEYIGRLAEPHIGIPPVVKQANPTALLRMTDRLARLADSPSSEAHKGTFGHLLVLGGSRGLTGAPALSCLGALRGGVGLATAACPGGVATEVKAGLPEAMTFPLGREEHWSSGLVPLLSEELSRFQAVVAGPGMGRDQGARGALEAYLALEERPDTCFDADALYWLAESPELRSRLRSGDVVTPHPLEAARLLGEKTAYIQSDRQAAVGDLASSLGCVAVLKGAGTLVAAPERRTRFCPVAEPALAVAGAGDVLAGLLGAALARGMAPLDAACFAVYVHGFTGSLLGRSNRERGLLASEIADALPRGLKEMRTNANGQRHHEPRGYNPLP, translated from the coding sequence ATGTACGATCCCCTGCCCTCCCCCGAGGAAATGGCCCATTGGGACCGCGCAACCATGGACCTGGGGCTGCCCGCCTCGGTGCTCATGGAAAATGCAGCTCGAGCCGCTCTGGATGAGTTGGAACGGGAGGTCGGCACCCCCCGGGGTAAACGGGTCCTGTTGCTTGCCGGCAAGGGCAACAACGGCGGCGACGCCCTGGCTCTGGCCCGGATGCTTCATTGTCGGGGAGCGGACGTGCTGGTGCTGCGACTCGGGGCCAAAGGGGAGTACAAGGGCGAGGCCGGAATGAACCTGCGCCTGCTGGACGGCCTGGACATTCCCCACCGCCACGCTCGTTCGGCCCGGTCCGTGCGCGACGACGCCCTGGCGTTCGCCCCCCACGCGGTGGTGGACGGCCTGCTCGGCACCGGCTTCCGCGGAGAATTGCGCGCCGATTACAAAGAATGGGTCAACCTGATCAACGAGTTCTGCCAACGCTCCGCCGTTCTGGCCCTGGACGTCCCCACCGGCCTGGACGCCCGCACAGGCCGCCCCTCGCCCACAGCGGTGCGGGCCAATGCCACGGTGAGTTTCGAATCCGCCAAGGCAGGCATGCTGCTTCCCGGTGCCGGGGAATACATCGGCCGCCTGGCCGAGCCGCACATCGGCATCCCGCCCGTGGTCAAGCAGGCCAATCCAACCGCCCTGCTGCGCATGACGGACCGCCTCGCCCGTCTGGCTGACTCCCCCTCGTCCGAAGCCCATAAGGGAACATTCGGCCACCTGCTCGTGCTGGGCGGGTCGCGTGGCTTGACCGGCGCCCCCGCACTATCCTGTCTTGGGGCGTTGCGGGGCGGCGTGGGGCTGGCCACCGCCGCCTGTCCAGGAGGCGTGGCCACGGAGGTCAAGGCCGGGCTCCCTGAGGCCATGACTTTTCCCCTGGGGCGCGAGGAACACTGGTCGTCAGGCCTTGTTCCCCTCCTGTCCGAAGAGTTGTCCCGCTTCCAGGCGGTTGTGGCGGGCCCCGGCATGGGACGAGACCAGGGCGCGCGCGGGGCCCTGGAAGCCTATCTGGCGCTGGAGGAGCGGCCCGACACGTGTTTCGATGCCGACGCCCTCTACTGGCTGGCGGAATCCCCGGAGTTGCGCTCACGCCTTCGCTCCGGAGACGTGGTCACGCCCCACCCCCTGGAAGCCGCCCGCCTGTTGGGTGAAAAGACCGCGTATATCCAGTCCGACCGCCAGGCAGCGGTGGGCGATCTGGCTTCCTCCCTCGGCTGCGTGGCCGTGCTCAAGGGAGCGGGGACGCTGGTGGCCGCGCCTGAGCGCCGCACACGCTTCTGCCCCGTTGCCGAACCCGCTCTGGCCGTGGCCGGAGCCGGAGACGTGCTGGCCGGCCTCCTGGGCGCGGCCCTTGCCCGAGGCATGGCTCCGCTTGACGCGGCCTGCTTTGCCGTCTACGTCCACGGGTTCACAGGAAGCCTGTTGGGTCGAAGCAACCGCGAACGCGGCCTGCTGGCCTCCGAGATAGCCGACGCCCTTCCCCGGGGGCTCAAGGAGATGCGAACGAATGCAAACGGCCAAAGACATCATGAGCCGCGAGGTTATAACCCTCTCCCCTGA
- a CDS encoding CBS domain-containing protein has translation MQTAKDIMSREVITLSPDQDIAEAAKILLENKINGAPVVDAGKVVGVLTQADLVSQQKRLRLPSVFTILDGFFSLGGSVDEMQKEMGKITAMTVGQAMTRNPTVLAPDTPLDEAATLMVDSKLYTLPVVDGESVVGVVGKSDILNTLTASGSSGE, from the coding sequence ATGCAAACGGCCAAAGACATCATGAGCCGCGAGGTTATAACCCTCTCCCCTGACCAGGATATCGCCGAGGCGGCCAAGATTCTCCTGGAAAACAAGATCAACGGCGCTCCGGTGGTCGACGCGGGCAAGGTGGTCGGCGTACTCACCCAGGCCGACCTTGTTTCCCAGCAGAAACGACTGCGACTGCCCAGTGTATTCACCATCCTGGACGGGTTCTTCTCCCTTGGGGGAAGCGTGGACGAGATGCAGAAGGAAATGGGCAAAATCACCGCCATGACCGTGGGACAGGCCATGACCCGCAACCCCACAGTGCTGGCTCCGGATACCCCGTTGGATGAAGCGGCCACCCTGATGGTTGACAGCAAGCTCTACACCCTGCCCGTGGTGGACGGGGAAAGCGTGGTCGGAGTCGTCGGCAAGTCCGACATTCTCAACACCCTCACGGCCTCCGGCTCATCAGGGGAGTGA